A window of the Dyadobacter pollutisoli genome harbors these coding sequences:
- a CDS encoding phosphoribosyltransferase, translating into MTKETGSIIFEDREDAGKQLGNFLKERYRHLDPLVLGVPRGGAVVAHHVAKSLGTEAEVIISKKLPLPGNAEIGFGAIAEDLSVYIATRYPLNLKPETICEIIDRQTDEVNRRIHDYRGGRSLPDMKDRTVIIVDDGIATGVTLIPLLRLCRKKGASRIVVAAPVGGRNYDPNLNEADNLEILVFPEWFYAVGQVYAFFKDLSDKDMERILSQ; encoded by the coding sequence ATGACCAAGGAAACAGGGAGTATCATTTTTGAAGACAGAGAGGACGCTGGCAAACAGCTGGGAAACTTTCTGAAGGAACGTTACAGGCATCTCGACCCGCTGGTATTGGGTGTGCCTAGGGGCGGGGCGGTAGTTGCTCACCATGTCGCGAAGTCACTTGGAACAGAAGCGGAAGTTATTATCTCAAAAAAGTTGCCACTGCCCGGGAATGCCGAGATTGGTTTTGGCGCTATCGCCGAGGACCTCTCTGTTTATATTGCAACCAGATACCCGCTGAACCTGAAACCGGAGACAATCTGCGAAATAATAGACCGGCAAACCGACGAGGTGAACCGACGCATCCATGACTACAGGGGCGGGCGGTCACTTCCCGATATGAAAGACAGGACAGTGATCATCGTTGATGATGGCATCGCAACCGGCGTGACCCTGATTCCTCTCTTGCGCCTTTGTCGTAAAAAAGGAGCATCCAGGATAGTGGTCGCTGCTCCTGTGGGAGGAAGAAATTATGATCCAAACCTGAACGAAGCCGATAACCTGGAGATACTGGTGTTCCCGGAATGGTTTTATGCAGTTGGACAAGTCTACGCATTTTTCAAAGATTTGTCGGACAAGGATATGGAGCGTATTCTTTCGCAATAA
- a CDS encoding RNA polymerase sigma factor, producing MKRFPAAKTIQVSTDFYQISVLPFSAIIIKICRAYTNSQEDFEDYYQEVCLQIWRSRDNFREQCEWSTWVYRISLNVCLTLLKRKKSDGKTYFTSDVLPDVVITENKAFEDESLNLLYIAIRQLSEVDRALILLYLEEKSYQEIAGILNTSANNIGVRVSRIKERLKKILHGKIN from the coding sequence TTGAAGAGATTTCCGGCTGCTAAAACGATCCAAGTGAGTACAGACTTTTACCAGATATCGGTTTTACCTTTTTCCGCAATCATCATTAAGATTTGCAGGGCATATACCAATTCGCAGGAAGATTTTGAGGATTACTACCAGGAAGTCTGCCTGCAAATTTGGCGAAGCAGAGATAATTTCCGCGAGCAATGCGAATGGTCGACATGGGTTTACCGCATCTCGCTAAATGTCTGCCTGACGCTACTCAAACGAAAAAAGAGCGACGGAAAAACGTATTTCACTTCCGATGTACTGCCTGATGTAGTCATCACTGAAAACAAGGCCTTTGAGGATGAGTCTCTAAACCTGTTGTATATCGCAATCAGGCAATTATCAGAGGTCGACAGAGCATTGATTCTCCTGTATCTCGAAGAAAAATCTTATCAGGAAATTGCCGGTATCCTGAATACCAGCGCGAACAATATCGGTGTTCGCGTGAGCAGAATTAAAGAACGTTTAAAAAAAATACTCCATGGAAAAATCAATTGA
- a CDS encoding acyltransferase family protein yields the protein MIRSDTNKITTLSQTKQHFEILDGLRGIAALAVVTFHFMEWAYTDPSKNFIGHGFLAVDFFFCLSGFVIGYAYDDRVAKMGILNFLISRAIRLHPLVVAGSVLGLLAFLFDPFGGHPEIYSAGKIILAFFCSVLLIPLPVIADRAFNLFSFNAPAWSLFWEYIASFVYTFVLYRIGRSYLLLLTVLSAVAICFVAYRSGNLLGGWSGPTFWDGCARVSYSFLAGLLIYRSNWIIKNKLGFLALSILLLLAFIMPFSKWNWLSEPLVVLFYFPLLIALGAGATLTNGMKKVCIFSGKISYPLYMTHYAVLWMFGNYYTSHKPSAIQLTLIIITGQILLVSAAYLVMVIYDVPVRKYLGEKWKERLVK from the coding sequence TTGATCAGATCGGACACAAACAAAATCACAACTCTTTCGCAAACAAAACAACATTTCGAAATCCTCGACGGACTAAGAGGTATTGCCGCACTGGCCGTCGTTACGTTTCATTTCATGGAATGGGCCTATACCGATCCGAGCAAGAACTTCATCGGACATGGCTTTTTAGCTGTCGATTTCTTTTTCTGCCTTTCGGGATTTGTGATCGGTTACGCCTACGACGACCGTGTAGCAAAGATGGGTATTCTTAATTTTTTGATATCAAGAGCTATCAGGCTGCATCCGCTGGTTGTGGCAGGATCAGTATTAGGTCTGCTAGCGTTTTTGTTCGACCCATTTGGCGGCCATCCCGAAATATATAGTGCCGGTAAAATCATTCTGGCCTTTTTCTGCTCGGTACTCCTGATCCCCTTGCCTGTCATAGCCGATCGTGCTTTTAACCTGTTCAGCTTCAATGCGCCGGCGTGGTCGTTGTTTTGGGAATATATTGCCAGCTTCGTTTACACATTTGTGCTTTATCGAATTGGCCGCAGCTACCTGCTGCTGTTGACGGTACTATCGGCCGTGGCCATTTGCTTTGTAGCTTATCGTTCCGGCAATTTATTAGGCGGATGGAGCGGCCCGACTTTTTGGGACGGCTGCGCACGTGTCTCCTACTCTTTCCTGGCAGGATTACTTATTTACCGCTCCAACTGGATCATCAAAAACAAGCTTGGATTTCTCGCCCTATCCATATTATTATTGCTGGCCTTTATCATGCCATTTTCCAAATGGAACTGGTTATCCGAACCTTTGGTTGTGCTATTTTACTTTCCGTTGCTGATAGCTTTGGGCGCGGGGGCAACATTAACAAATGGCATGAAAAAGGTTTGCATCTTTTCAGGTAAAATCTCCTACCCATTGTACATGACGCATTATGCCGTGTTATGGATGTTCGGAAATTATTACACCAGTCACAAACCAAGTGCCATACAACTGACCCTTATCATCATAACAGGACAAATCCTGCTGGTTAGCGCGGCGTACCTTGTCATGGTCATTTACGATGTCCCCGTAAGGAAATATTTAGGAGAAAAATGGAAGGAAAGGCTTGTGAAATAA
- a CDS encoding AraC family transcriptional regulator, producing the protein MLEFDIQDKLILVSCESHEMGYLSRYSNRFRLVFIVEGTGTAFLEEESYRYEKDSFFLIAPRQDLECISPQRTRVLVIIFGLFRSINHKAEEPVTSFLNLYQHVQQIFLAKNISQGMRISDQTDRESVARLVPLLRNELLHPQGYSKEIAINVVFILVNILTRNIDNASGGPVSEYDSETNRVLNYIKDQVQQNNRLTIRDIAKGLNMSEYNLNKIVIKGTGTTLKSIIARYQVELFAEP; encoded by the coding sequence ATGTTAGAATTCGATATACAGGACAAACTTATTCTTGTGAGCTGCGAATCGCACGAGATGGGGTACCTTTCAAGGTATTCGAACCGGTTCAGGCTGGTTTTTATTGTGGAGGGAACCGGGACTGCTTTTTTGGAAGAAGAGTCTTACCGGTATGAAAAAGACAGTTTTTTTCTGATCGCGCCGAGACAGGACCTCGAATGCATTTCGCCTCAACGGACCCGCGTTCTGGTGATCATATTTGGTCTGTTCCGATCCATAAATCACAAAGCCGAAGAGCCGGTCACGAGCTTTTTGAACCTGTATCAGCATGTTCAGCAGATATTTTTGGCCAAGAATATTAGCCAGGGAATGCGGATAAGCGATCAAACGGACAGGGAATCGGTGGCGCGGCTTGTGCCATTGTTGAGAAATGAGCTGCTGCATCCGCAGGGTTATTCGAAGGAAATTGCCATTAATGTTGTGTTTATTTTGGTCAATATCCTCACCAGAAATATTGACAATGCATCCGGCGGGCCAGTGAGCGAGTACGACTCCGAGACGAACCGGGTACTGAACTACATTAAAGATCAAGTTCAGCAAAACAACCGGCTCACGATCCGGGACATTGCCAAAGGGCTCAACATGTCGGAGTACAATCTAAACAAAATCGTTATCAAAGGGACAGGAACGACCTTGAAATCCATTATTGCGAGATATCAGGTCGAGCTTTTTGCGGAGCCGTGA
- a CDS encoding LytR/AlgR family response regulator transcription factor, producing the protein MNVLIIEDEALSASRLQNLLYRYDPAIKVLQTLTSIRESIQWLGNTGNVTPDLIFMDLHLEDGLAFKIIDDLHLNVPIVFTTAYSEYTLKAFKANSIDYLLKPIDPGELASAIDKFAITRPKASPVPDMSALLAMYQSTVQEPFKERFLASAGTKLFSIQTTDIAYFTIEQKATFLKTYEGKHLAMDYSLDKLSQLLDPKQFFRINRSLIVALNSIRTIHTISAGRLRLELHPSIGQEVLVSGDRMADFKQWLGK; encoded by the coding sequence ATGAACGTGCTGATTATTGAAGACGAGGCGCTGAGTGCCAGTCGATTGCAAAACCTCCTTTACCGGTACGATCCTGCAATAAAAGTCCTGCAGACATTGACCTCTATCAGGGAAAGTATACAGTGGCTTGGAAATACAGGTAATGTGACCCCGGACCTGATTTTTATGGACCTGCACCTGGAAGATGGGCTGGCGTTCAAGATCATCGACGATCTGCATCTGAATGTACCCATCGTATTTACGACGGCATATAGTGAATACACATTAAAGGCATTCAAAGCCAATAGTATTGACTACCTGCTCAAACCTATCGACCCGGGTGAACTGGCTTCGGCTATCGATAAATTTGCCATTACCCGTCCGAAGGCGAGCCCGGTGCCGGATATGTCGGCATTGCTGGCTATGTATCAATCCACTGTTCAGGAGCCATTTAAAGAGCGGTTTTTGGCATCGGCCGGCACGAAGTTATTCAGCATCCAGACAACCGACATTGCTTATTTTACCATTGAACAGAAAGCTACGTTTCTTAAAACCTATGAAGGGAAACATCTTGCAATGGATTACAGTCTGGATAAATTGTCGCAGCTGCTGGATCCAAAGCAATTTTTTCGAATCAACAGGTCGCTGATCGTTGCGCTGAACAGCATCCGCACTATCCATACTATTTCGGCAGGCCGTCTCCGACTGGAATTGCACCCATCCATCGGTCAGGAGGTGTTGGTAAGTGGCGACAGAATGGCGGATTTCAAGCAATGGCTGGGGAAATAG
- a CDS encoding sensor histidine kinase gives MSQLRSIYPLSSRQKWELGAGVAVIYLPLRIYMNVIGIDQAIFFHKFPLWIIELTITIIFFSLWIIVTERLQYHIAGIWGEDVLDEFRFLNQLFTLLIAIGLAVLFNAAFGVMWHWMESVWDNKTFEMPSFSLDRLSRPKRRANNSITVMALMATYYLASNKRASQRLQQVHINEERLEKENIKAHFNALKNQISPHFLFNNFSVLTTLVETNQEQSIVFIGRLSKAYRYILEQSDFEYIKLRTEIEFLETYMFLLKTRFEDKINLDVSVSAEEMDHYSIVPLTLQLLIENAVKHNSMSAQNPLTISIFIEGEFLVVSNPVQLRELPEPSTKLGLQNIINRYKLLIGRVVLVVQEGGQFIVKIPLIQ, from the coding sequence ATGTCCCAGTTAAGATCTATATACCCACTTTCGAGCAGGCAAAAATGGGAGCTGGGCGCTGGCGTAGCGGTCATATACCTGCCTTTGCGTATATATATGAACGTGATTGGGATCGATCAGGCAATCTTTTTCCATAAGTTTCCTCTGTGGATCATCGAGTTGACGATCACGATCATCTTTTTTAGTTTGTGGATCATCGTTACCGAACGATTGCAGTACCACATTGCCGGAATTTGGGGGGAGGACGTTTTGGATGAATTCAGGTTTTTGAACCAGCTTTTTACATTGTTGATCGCAATAGGGCTAGCGGTGCTGTTTAATGCTGCTTTCGGTGTTATGTGGCATTGGATGGAATCGGTCTGGGACAATAAAACGTTCGAAATGCCCTCGTTTTCACTCGATCGGCTGAGCAGGCCGAAGAGGCGGGCTAATAATAGTATTACCGTGATGGCGCTGATGGCGACTTATTATTTAGCTTCCAACAAGCGGGCATCGCAGAGACTTCAACAGGTACATATCAATGAAGAGCGGCTGGAAAAGGAGAATATCAAGGCCCATTTTAATGCTTTGAAAAACCAGATCAGCCCGCATTTTCTTTTCAATAATTTCAGCGTCCTTACTACCCTGGTGGAAACAAATCAGGAGCAATCGATTGTCTTTATCGGCAGGCTTTCCAAGGCGTACCGGTACATTCTTGAACAGTCGGATTTTGAATATATCAAGCTGAGGACGGAAATAGAGTTTCTGGAAACATACATGTTCCTGCTCAAAACGAGATTTGAAGACAAAATAAACCTGGACGTCAGTGTGTCAGCAGAGGAAATGGACCACTACTCCATCGTGCCTTTGACGTTACAGCTTCTGATCGAAAATGCAGTAAAACATAACAGTATGTCCGCCCAAAATCCGTTGACAATCAGCATATTCATCGAAGGGGAATTCCTGGTCGTCAGTAACCCGGTGCAACTCCGCGAATTGCCGGAGCCGTCTACCAAGCTGGGTTTGCAAAATATCATTAACCGGTACAAGTTACTGATCGGTAGGGTAGTTTTGGTGGTTCAGGAAGGTGGCCAGTTTATCGTTAAAATCCCGCTGATCCAATGA
- a CDS encoding PadR family transcriptional regulator, with the protein MKRTFLGEFEEVVLLTVAILGEEAYGVTVTQELEQKTGRSVGFSTVHTTLQRMEEKGLLSSKMGGATAERGGRRKRFFTVTAFGRKALTEVKQVREELWNALPPQTLQLMGG; encoded by the coding sequence ATGAAGCGAACCTTTTTAGGAGAGTTTGAAGAGGTGGTTTTGCTTACCGTAGCCATACTGGGCGAAGAGGCCTACGGAGTTACCGTCACCCAGGAACTTGAACAGAAAACCGGTCGGTCCGTCGGATTCAGCACCGTGCATACCACCCTGCAACGCATGGAGGAAAAAGGTCTTTTGTCTTCCAAAATGGGTGGCGCAACCGCCGAGCGCGGTGGTCGGCGCAAACGTTTTTTTACGGTCACCGCTTTCGGGCGAAAGGCATTGACGGAAGTGAAGCAGGTCAGGGAAGAATTGTGGAATGCATTGCCTCCGCAAACTCTCCAGCTAATGGGCGGCTGA
- a CDS encoding ABC transporter permease — translation MKTNDPMANTQTAQPPRWAGRLLSRLAAPETLEEVDGDLLEMYTYWLQTNGKRKANWRYILNVLKLLRPFAQRKRSKDYPKIYLFSHDMIKNYFKIALRNLVKSKTFSGINVVGLALGMACSLLIMLWIKDELSVDAFHANKQQLYRIYMREHFSGKVQGVIWTPGPLAEELKKSVPEIELTTPYEWASNETFSLGDKIHKQQTNAASADFFKMFSYKLLQGTAEAALKDRNSLAISRSMAERFFGSPEAAIGKAIRFDNRKDLLVTAVFENIGQNSTLKFDCLRSWENFAEDNDWAKGWDSTDPLTFFMIRKDADPVKVEAKIKHLLDKYNRDQGKPFKTQLAMQPFHEYYLNSNIKDAHMDGGRIEYVRLFSLVAVFILLIACINFMNLATARSAKRAKEVGVRKVVGAMRSMLVGQFMGEAILLTVFSIILAVLMVGLILPSFNVLTEKQITLPFGEPSFWGILAGLLLVTGFVAGSYPAFFLSSLSPVRILKGALKFDTKSAWLRQGLVVFQFGLSIILIVGMIIIYKQVDYVQHKNLGYDRENLIYFPMEGDLSKNYEVLHDELSQIPGVKQISHMTSSPASNGSGTEGISWTGADPNDKVRFTPVGIGYDFVKTMKLKLVGGRDFSKAFATDSTGFLINEAALKVIGYKDPIGKTLKWGDREGRIVGILKDFHFQSLHSTIRPLIAGLGARQPSGNVIIRIEAGKTVETLAEIEKICKKLNPKFPFTYLFTDQEYARQYQSEQVVSKLSNYFAFLAIFISCLGLFGLATYTAEQRTKEIGVRKVLGASVAGIVGLLSKDFLKLVGIAIVIASPLAWWLMDQWLQGFAYKIDIEWWMFALAGLLSVLIAVATISFQSIKTALVNPVKSLRSE, via the coding sequence ATGAAAACCAACGATCCGATGGCTAATACCCAAACTGCACAACCGCCCCGCTGGGCAGGCAGGCTACTAAGCCGGCTCGCCGCCCCGGAAACCTTGGAAGAAGTAGATGGTGATTTGCTCGAAATGTACACCTATTGGCTGCAAACGAATGGAAAACGAAAAGCAAACTGGCGGTACATATTGAATGTGCTCAAATTGCTTCGACCATTTGCCCAACGAAAAAGGTCAAAAGACTACCCGAAGATATATTTATTCAGTCATGATATGATCAAGAATTATTTCAAAATCGCACTCAGGAATCTTGTCAAAAGCAAGACTTTTTCTGGCATTAATGTAGTCGGACTCGCATTGGGGATGGCTTGCAGCCTGCTGATCATGCTGTGGATCAAAGACGAGCTGAGCGTGGACGCTTTTCATGCAAACAAACAGCAGCTGTACCGGATTTATATGCGCGAGCATTTCAGCGGAAAAGTGCAGGGCGTGATATGGACACCCGGCCCGCTCGCCGAAGAACTGAAAAAATCGGTCCCCGAAATTGAATTGACTACGCCTTACGAATGGGCCAGCAACGAAACTTTCTCTCTGGGCGACAAGATCCACAAGCAGCAAACGAATGCAGCTAGTGCTGATTTCTTCAAAATGTTTAGCTACAAATTGTTGCAGGGAACAGCCGAAGCCGCATTGAAGGACAGGAATAGCCTTGCCATTTCACGAAGTATGGCAGAGCGTTTCTTCGGAAGCCCCGAAGCAGCCATCGGTAAAGCCATTCGTTTTGACAACCGTAAAGATTTGCTGGTAACGGCTGTATTTGAGAACATTGGTCAAAACAGCACCTTGAAATTTGATTGCCTGCGCTCCTGGGAAAATTTTGCGGAGGACAATGACTGGGCAAAAGGCTGGGATAGTACCGACCCGCTTACGTTTTTTATGATCCGCAAAGACGCCGATCCAGTCAAAGTAGAAGCAAAGATCAAGCACCTGCTGGACAAATATAACCGTGACCAGGGCAAGCCATTCAAGACGCAGCTTGCCATGCAGCCATTCCATGAATACTACCTCAACAGCAACATCAAGGACGCGCATATGGACGGCGGACGTATTGAATATGTACGTTTATTCAGCCTCGTGGCCGTTTTTATACTGCTCATTGCCTGTATCAATTTCATGAACCTCGCCACAGCACGATCGGCCAAGCGTGCAAAGGAAGTAGGCGTCCGGAAGGTCGTAGGGGCGATGCGGTCCATGCTCGTGGGGCAATTTATGGGCGAAGCTATTTTGCTGACGGTCTTTTCAATTATACTGGCAGTTTTAATGGTCGGCCTCATACTTCCATCATTTAACGTCCTCACAGAAAAGCAAATAACTCTGCCGTTCGGCGAGCCATCCTTCTGGGGAATTCTGGCCGGATTACTACTTGTGACTGGCTTCGTTGCTGGTAGTTATCCCGCATTCTTCCTATCGTCGCTCAGTCCCGTCCGTATCCTGAAAGGTGCCTTGAAGTTTGACACCAAATCCGCCTGGCTAAGGCAAGGGCTGGTCGTGTTTCAGTTCGGGCTTTCTATTATACTCATTGTAGGAATGATCATTATTTACAAGCAGGTGGATTATGTTCAGCACAAAAATCTGGGCTACGACAGAGAAAACCTCATTTATTTTCCAATGGAAGGCGATTTGAGTAAAAATTACGAAGTACTGCATGATGAGCTTTCGCAGATTCCGGGCGTGAAGCAAATATCCCACATGACATCTTCTCCTGCTTCAAATGGTTCCGGTACCGAGGGAATTAGCTGGACGGGAGCCGATCCGAACGATAAGGTCAGGTTTACGCCGGTTGGGATAGGCTATGATTTTGTCAAAACAATGAAGCTGAAACTGGTCGGCGGTCGTGATTTCTCCAAGGCATTTGCGACGGATTCGACAGGTTTTCTCATTAACGAAGCAGCGCTCAAAGTGATCGGTTATAAAGACCCGATTGGCAAGACATTGAAATGGGGAGACCGTGAAGGCAGGATCGTTGGGATTTTGAAGGACTTTCACTTCCAGTCACTGCACAGTACGATCAGGCCGTTGATCGCCGGACTTGGCGCCAGGCAGCCATCAGGCAATGTCATCATCAGAATTGAGGCGGGTAAGACCGTTGAAACGCTTGCTGAGATCGAGAAAATTTGTAAAAAACTCAACCCTAAATTCCCTTTCACCTATTTATTCACCGATCAGGAATATGCGCGGCAGTATCAGAGTGAACAGGTAGTGAGCAAGTTATCCAATTATTTCGCGTTTCTGGCCATTTTCATTTCCTGCCTGGGACTGTTCGGGCTGGCAACATACACCGCCGAGCAGCGCACGAAAGAAATCGGTGTACGTAAGGTACTCGGCGCGTCGGTAGCCGGTATCGTGGGCTTGCTATCCAAAGACTTTTTGAAACTGGTAGGCATTGCCATCGTAATCGCTTCGCCCCTGGCCTGGTGGCTGATGGACCAATGGTTGCAGGGTTTCGCATATAAAATCGACATCGAATGGTGGATGTTCGCGCTAGCCGGGTTGCTTTCTGTACTTATCGCAGTAGCGACAATCAGTTTTCAAAGCATTAAAACGGCGCTAGTGAATCCGGTGAAGTCGCTGAGGAGCGAGTAG
- a CDS encoding ABC transporter permease: MPESRQPTAESPQPPRWAGKMLTWFADPNTVEEVEGDLLEMYAYWSKTAGTRHADLRYILSTLKLLRPFARLKRSDKYSRTPIASPAMIRNHFKIAFRNLSKSKGYSFINITGLAVGMACAVLIFLVVKHETSYDKFQSHADRIYRVETQNINENHTYPGTYTGMRTALRTDLPEAKIVAPMLKTYGSTVSAADKKFRESMVFADNAIFQLLDYRWISGNSEQALSQPNTVVITRSYADKYFGNTDNATGKTLRIDNKQDLTVAGIVEDFPSTTNFPFNILVSYATLKNLNPDLDLEKWNGWNDNFQVFVLLDNKADTAQLAKRFSHIVRKYMGKEALADKRFLLSPLSEIHYSGNLGGRSANTPLLKTLSFIGLLVLLMACFNFINLSTAQAFKRAKEVGIRKAIGSNRLSLVYQFLTEAGLITALATLVAILISQLALPSLASTLAIPLTFADLYRLDTALFLTGLAIITTFLAGIYPAFRLSGMAPIWALKSKVLLQTNQWFSMRQGLVVIQFTVSLVLISSAMLINRQLTFFKNADLGFDKSAIITVGLPDNKPEKLDAFRNKLNESTQIKDVSFSYNSASAESNWMQGIEYREGPKVVQIKTQMKMGDSHYLDTYGIKLLAGTGFREGDTASFKVIANEVFLSRAGIMRAEDAIGQKVYFGDGQESAIIIGVSKNFNVNSLHQKIDPTLIQVIPNNFYQAGIKLLTEKPTKEAMQAALAHIEKSWIATFPNQVFEYSFLDDTLAQAYQSETRTASLIEVSTLLAIFIACLGLFGLATFTAEQRTKEIGVRKVLGASVGSIIALLSKEFLKLVLIAIVIASPIAWYVMNQWLQNFEFKIKIEWWMFAVTGLLMTLTALLTVSFQSIKAALLNPVKSLRSE; the protein is encoded by the coding sequence ATGCCTGAAAGCCGACAGCCGACAGCCGAAAGCCCCCAGCCACCCCGCTGGGCAGGTAAGATGTTAACCTGGTTTGCCGATCCCAATACAGTGGAAGAGGTAGAAGGTGACCTGCTGGAAATGTATGCCTATTGGTCCAAAACAGCAGGTACGCGGCACGCCGACCTGAGATATATTTTGAGTACACTAAAATTACTGAGGCCTTTTGCGAGGCTTAAAAGATCTGATAAATATTCACGAACCCCCATAGCCAGTCCAGCCATGATCCGTAACCACTTTAAAATCGCTTTTCGTAACCTTTCCAAAAGCAAGGGCTACTCGTTTATCAACATTACCGGTCTGGCTGTGGGAATGGCTTGTGCGGTACTGATCTTTTTGGTTGTAAAACATGAAACCAGCTACGACAAATTCCAGTCTCATGCAGACCGGATTTATCGGGTGGAAACCCAGAATATCAACGAAAACCACACCTACCCGGGAACGTATACAGGTATGAGAACCGCTTTGCGTACCGATTTGCCGGAAGCGAAAATTGTTGCCCCCATGCTCAAAACCTACGGCAGTACGGTTTCCGCGGCCGACAAAAAATTCAGGGAATCGATGGTCTTTGCGGACAATGCGATTTTCCAGCTGCTCGATTACCGCTGGATTTCCGGGAATTCTGAACAAGCACTGTCACAGCCCAATACTGTCGTGATCACGCGCTCTTATGCGGATAAATATTTTGGAAATACTGATAATGCTACCGGAAAAACGCTGCGTATCGACAATAAGCAAGACCTCACCGTAGCCGGAATTGTGGAAGACTTTCCGTCGACCACCAATTTCCCATTCAACATACTGGTTTCGTACGCTACCTTGAAAAACCTGAATCCGGATCTGGACCTGGAAAAATGGAACGGTTGGAATGACAACTTTCAGGTCTTCGTTTTATTGGATAACAAGGCTGATACCGCACAACTGGCAAAACGATTCTCGCACATTGTACGCAAATACATGGGTAAAGAAGCATTGGCGGATAAACGTTTTCTGCTAAGTCCGCTGTCTGAAATTCATTATTCAGGAAATCTGGGTGGCCGTTCTGCCAACACGCCATTGCTCAAAACCCTGTCTTTCATTGGCCTGCTCGTGTTGCTGATGGCGTGTTTCAACTTTATCAATCTGAGCACCGCTCAGGCGTTCAAGCGCGCCAAGGAAGTAGGTATTCGCAAGGCAATCGGCAGCAACAGGCTATCATTGGTATACCAGTTTCTTACCGAGGCAGGGTTAATAACCGCTTTGGCTACATTGGTCGCGATACTGATCAGCCAGCTTGCGCTGCCGTCTCTGGCTTCTACTCTGGCTATTCCACTCACTTTTGCCGATCTGTATAGATTAGATACCGCATTGTTTCTGACAGGGCTTGCCATTATAACAACTTTCCTGGCAGGCATTTACCCGGCTTTCCGCTTGTCCGGCATGGCTCCTATCTGGGCTTTGAAAAGTAAAGTTTTGTTGCAGACCAATCAATGGTTTTCAATGCGGCAGGGACTTGTGGTGATCCAGTTTACGGTTTCCCTCGTACTCATCAGCAGCGCAATGCTGATCAACAGACAGCTCACATTTTTCAAAAATGCAGACCTGGGTTTCGATAAATCCGCCATCATTACCGTCGGATTACCTGATAACAAGCCCGAAAAACTGGACGCTTTCCGCAATAAGCTGAACGAATCTACTCAGATCAAGGACGTTAGCTTCTCTTACAACAGCGCCTCCGCTGAAAGCAACTGGATGCAGGGGATCGAATACCGGGAAGGCCCAAAAGTCGTGCAAATTAAAACCCAAATGAAAATGGGCGACAGCCATTATCTGGACACTTACGGAATAAAATTGCTGGCAGGTACCGGTTTCCGGGAGGGAGATACTGCTTCTTTTAAAGTCATTGCCAATGAGGTTTTCCTCAGCCGGGCGGGAATCATGCGTGCAGAAGACGCTATCGGGCAAAAAGTATATTTTGGCGACGGCCAGGAATCTGCCATCATCATTGGTGTTTCCAAAAACTTCAATGTCAACTCATTACATCAAAAAATCGACCCTACTTTAATCCAGGTCATACCCAATAATTTTTACCAGGCGGGTATTAAATTGCTGACTGAGAAACCAACCAAGGAAGCAATGCAAGCCGCATTGGCACACATTGAAAAATCGTGGATAGCAACATTCCCAAATCAGGTATTCGAATACAGCTTCCTCGACGACACGCTCGCCCAGGCATACCAGTCAGAAACCCGCACTGCTTCCCTCATCGAAGTATCCACCCTTCTGGCCATCTTCATTGCATGCCTGGGCTTGTTTGGGTTGGCTACATTTACCGCCGAGCAGCGTACCAAAGAAATTGGCGTTCGGAAAGTGCTGGGAGCGTCTGTCGGCAGCATTATTGCATTGCTTTCAAAAGAATTCCTGAAATTGGTATTGATCGCCATCGTAATCGCCTCGCCCATTGCATGGTACGTCATGAACCAATGGCTGCAAAACTTTGAATTCAAGATAAAAATAGAATGGTGGATGTTCGCAGTCACCGGCCTCCTGATGACATTAACCGCATTGCTCACCGTAAGTTTTCAAAGCATCAAAGCAGCGTTACTGAATCCAGTGAAGTCTTTAAGAAGTGAGTGA